The Algoriphagus sanaruensis genome window below encodes:
- a CDS encoding thiol-disulfide oxidoreductase DCC family protein, translated as MNRKSIILFDGVCSLCNASIDFVLKRDKHNRFLVGALQSEAGRKLKEAHQIPEEYFDSLILIENGQAFFKSTGALKIAKDLSGIWPILYPLIFLPKGLRDPIYDWIGKNRYRWFGKKETCRLPSPEEKEKFLV; from the coding sequence ATGAACCGAAAGTCCATCATTCTATTTGATGGTGTCTGTTCGCTTTGCAATGCTTCCATCGATTTTGTTCTTAAAAGAGACAAACATAATCGCTTCTTAGTAGGGGCATTGCAAAGTGAAGCGGGCCGAAAACTGAAAGAAGCCCATCAAATTCCAGAAGAATATTTTGATTCCCTGATTCTCATAGAAAATGGACAGGCCTTTTTTAAAAGTACTGGAGCACTCAAAATTGCCAAGGACTTGAGCGGTATCTGGCCAATTTTATATCCCTTGATTTTTTTACCCAAAGGCTTGAGAGATCCCATTTACGACTGGATTGGAAAAAACCGATACCGTTGGTTTGGAAAAAAAGAAACCTGTCGACTTCCTTCCCCCGAGGAAAAAGAAAAGTTTTTGGTTTAG
- the sppA gene encoding signal peptide peptidase SppA translates to MKFLGNVLAVIVGLIVFTGLSLMILFGIIGIIAASSEKDVKLDEPTLLHLNLNGRLLVERTSDDDFNFGAFGDPFGNQLNAGLVNLKKAIAEAKTNENIKGIYLNTGLIMAGQANLLELREALIDFKESGKFILAYDEAYGEGGYFLASVADEIYLNPLGGIDFNGFSSETIFLKGFFEKVGIKPEIFRVGEFKSAVEPFILDKMSPENRLQTEFFLNDINALAVKQIADSRGMSFDSLMKINSKMLVRKPKDAVAYGLATELLYEDQVHAKLREKLGLGEDDDIPTINASDLGSMAKSKNITSSNRIAVIVAEGEIVDGDVEGVISSEKFAKEIRKARKDDAIKAIVLRVNSPGGSILASEVIWREMVEAKKAKPVIVSMGEVAASGGYYISAPADTIVAQPNTITGSIGIFGMWFNVQELLNDKLGITTDVVSTGELSDFMNAGRPLTEVERTIIQSGVEDGYETFITRVAEGRGMHPDSVKKIASGRVWTGSQAKERGLVDVLGGLDTAIEIAAAKIEAGDDYRVVYYPEQKPWFEEFMSSMTDQVKVKVLQAQLGEHYPMYQKIDRIKRYQGVQVRMPQEIVIK, encoded by the coding sequence ATGAAGTTTCTAGGAAATGTATTAGCTGTCATTGTCGGATTGATCGTTTTCACCGGATTGAGTTTGATGATCCTATTTGGTATCATCGGAATTATCGCGGCATCTTCTGAAAAAGATGTGAAACTGGATGAGCCCACATTGCTTCATTTGAATCTAAATGGAAGATTGCTAGTCGAGCGCACCAGTGATGACGATTTTAATTTTGGAGCATTCGGAGATCCTTTTGGAAATCAACTGAATGCTGGCTTGGTCAACTTGAAAAAGGCCATCGCAGAAGCCAAGACCAATGAAAACATCAAAGGAATCTATCTCAATACAGGCTTGATCATGGCAGGACAAGCCAACCTTTTGGAATTGAGAGAAGCGCTGATTGACTTTAAAGAATCTGGAAAATTTATCCTTGCCTACGATGAGGCTTATGGAGAAGGAGGATATTTTTTGGCATCTGTAGCTGATGAGATTTACCTCAACCCATTGGGAGGCATTGATTTCAATGGTTTTTCTTCTGAGACCATTTTCCTCAAAGGCTTTTTCGAAAAAGTGGGAATCAAACCTGAAATTTTCCGAGTGGGAGAATTCAAAAGTGCAGTTGAGCCTTTCATTTTAGATAAAATGAGTCCCGAAAACCGACTCCAAACCGAATTTTTCCTAAATGACATCAACGCCCTTGCAGTAAAGCAAATTGCTGATTCTCGAGGAATGAGCTTTGACAGTTTGATGAAAATCAACTCCAAAATGCTTGTAAGAAAGCCAAAAGACGCGGTAGCCTATGGGCTTGCCACCGAACTTCTTTATGAAGATCAAGTCCATGCAAAACTTCGGGAGAAGCTTGGTCTTGGAGAAGACGATGACATTCCAACCATCAACGCTTCAGATTTAGGCTCCATGGCGAAATCAAAAAATATCACTTCCTCAAATCGCATCGCAGTGATTGTGGCAGAAGGTGAAATTGTTGATGGGGATGTAGAAGGCGTAATCAGCTCTGAAAAGTTTGCCAAGGAAATCCGTAAGGCTAGAAAGGACGACGCCATTAAAGCGATCGTACTTCGGGTGAATTCTCCTGGAGGATCTATTTTGGCCTCAGAGGTGATCTGGAGAGAAATGGTGGAAGCTAAAAAAGCAAAACCGGTCATTGTTTCTATGGGTGAAGTAGCAGCTTCCGGAGGCTATTATATTTCAGCTCCTGCGGATACCATTGTCGCTCAGCCAAACACGATTACGGGTTCCATCGGCATTTTCGGAATGTGGTTTAATGTGCAAGAATTATTAAATGATAAGCTGGGAATCACCACCGATGTAGTCTCTACCGGGGAACTTTCTGATTTCATGAATGCAGGACGTCCATTGACAGAAGTGGAGCGAACCATCATTCAGTCAGGCGTAGAGGATGGATACGAAACCTTCATCACTCGTGTGGCAGAAGGCCGTGGGATGCATCCAGATTCTGTAAAGAAAATCGCTTCTGGTCGAGTATGGACAGGAAGTCAGGCTAAAGAAAGAGGCCTAGTAGACGTTTTAGGTGGATTGGATACTGCTATCGAAATCGCAGCGGCGAAGATTGAGGCCGGAGACGATTATCGAGTGGTTTATTATCCAGAACAAAAACCTTGGTTTGAGGAGTTCATGTCTTCCATGACAGACCAAGTAAAAGTCAAAGTGCTTCAAGCCCAACTGGGAGAACACTACCCGATGTACCAAAAAATCGATCGAATCAAGCGATACCAAGGAGTACAAGTACGAATGCCTCAGGAAATCGTTATCAAATAA
- a CDS encoding sensor histidine kinase: MRLFNKLLLFNLLGKGILLLLFLMSGPLIFRYLILRNTDAELQQKKEQVEEIILENGIQSFISDDEPDAGYGSYNILKEEYILLEKVDMGFALVTEYVTEKRIIEEEEISYRVFAEVISVEGQDYLLEIGKSLKTIEEIEYLFFQISIAILILFLVFSALLDSGISRVIMKPFDRIIRTKITQINEPQQFQDESIPSTTREFVILDQAISEMMKRIQKSFNQERIFISHASHELKTPISVLQSKLEMLFEEEELTEKQQGKLMEMQQTIQKMKKSVNALLLLSKVNNAQFLKKENVSMVELIEELVEDWEGIAANQGLRLRLDRLDQFNFEKTNASLLSMMIQNSISNAIRYSFSGSEIVLSGELISDGYRIRVTNEGDPIDPQVLEQVREGQVFLKDASRESSGFGLQIMFKIALFLGVQLELTSIDQQNQVEFIFLKKN, translated from the coding sequence ATGCGACTTTTCAATAAGCTTCTTTTATTTAATTTATTGGGAAAAGGCATTCTCTTGCTGCTTTTTTTGATGTCTGGCCCACTCATTTTTAGGTATTTGATTCTTCGAAACACAGATGCTGAACTTCAGCAAAAAAAGGAGCAAGTCGAAGAAATAATCTTGGAGAATGGGATTCAGTCATTTATCTCGGATGATGAGCCGGATGCGGGATACGGGTCCTACAATATTTTAAAAGAGGAATACATCCTGCTTGAAAAAGTGGATATGGGCTTTGCATTAGTGACAGAATATGTAACCGAAAAGAGGATCATCGAGGAGGAGGAAATAAGCTATCGTGTTTTTGCTGAAGTGATTTCAGTTGAAGGGCAGGATTACTTACTTGAAATTGGAAAAAGCCTCAAAACCATAGAGGAAATTGAATACCTATTTTTTCAAATTTCGATCGCCATCCTGATTTTGTTTCTTGTGTTTTCGGCACTGTTAGATTCAGGGATTAGCAGGGTCATTATGAAACCCTTTGATCGAATAATTCGAACGAAAATTACCCAGATCAACGAACCGCAGCAGTTTCAGGATGAATCGATTCCGAGTACCACTCGAGAATTTGTGATTTTGGATCAGGCCATATCTGAAATGATGAAACGGATCCAAAAGTCCTTTAATCAAGAGCGGATTTTTATTTCTCATGCCTCGCATGAATTGAAAACACCGATTTCTGTTTTGCAATCCAAGTTGGAAATGCTCTTTGAGGAGGAAGAATTGACTGAAAAGCAGCAGGGGAAATTGATGGAAATGCAGCAGACCATTCAAAAAATGAAAAAATCGGTCAATGCCCTTCTGCTACTTTCCAAAGTAAATAATGCCCAGTTTTTAAAGAAGGAAAATGTGTCCATGGTCGAATTGATTGAGGAGCTGGTGGAAGATTGGGAAGGCATTGCCGCCAATCAAGGTCTACGCCTACGTTTGGATCGTTTGGATCAATTCAATTTTGAAAAAACAAATGCTTCTTTGCTGAGCATGATGATTCAAAATTCCATTTCAAATGCCATTCGCTACTCCTTCAGCGGATCGGAAATTGTGCTTTCTGGGGAGCTGATATCAGATGGATATCGGATTCGTGTTACTAATGAGGGCGATCCCATCGATCCGCAGGTCTTGGAACAAGTCAGGGAAGGTCAAGTCTTTTTAAAAGATGCTTCAAGAGAAAGCTCTGGATTTGGACTTCAGATTATGTTTAAGATTGCTTTGTTTTTGGGCGTCCAACTGGAACTAACCAGTATTGACCAACAAAATCAGGTTGAATTTATTTTTTTGAAAAAAAATTGA
- a CDS encoding flavin reductase family protein, whose protein sequence is MKTIYPKDLSTQDLQALLQGAIAPRPIAFASTIDKNGNVNLSPFSFFNMFSANPPILVFSPSRRVRDNSTKHTLENVLEVPEVVIHLIGFDLVEQMSLASTEYPRGVNEFEKAGLTSISSELVAPPRVKEAPVAFECKVNEVKPLGEEGGAGNLVICEVLKIHVSEQILDEKGAIDPLKLDPVARLGGNWYSKISLETLFQIPKPLTTLGIGVDQIPESIKNSPVLTGNNLGRLGNVEHLPSPEAIAAFGQQEEVLEMKIRFQNDPDSLVDHLHRWAKEELEAGNVELAWKILLLSIQ, encoded by the coding sequence ATGAAAACCATTTATCCGAAAGACCTAAGTACTCAAGATTTACAGGCACTTTTACAGGGAGCCATAGCGCCCCGGCCTATCGCTTTTGCAAGCACCATCGATAAAAATGGGAATGTCAACCTAAGTCCATTCAGCTTTTTCAACATGTTTAGTGCGAATCCACCGATTTTGGTTTTTTCACCCTCTCGGAGAGTTCGTGATAATTCGACCAAGCATACGCTGGAAAATGTGCTGGAGGTCCCGGAAGTAGTCATTCATCTGATCGGATTTGACTTGGTCGAACAAATGTCTCTGGCCAGTACGGAGTATCCGAGAGGAGTTAATGAGTTTGAAAAGGCAGGCTTAACTTCCATTTCCTCAGAATTAGTCGCTCCTCCTCGGGTCAAAGAAGCGCCCGTTGCTTTTGAATGTAAGGTGAATGAGGTCAAGCCTCTGGGAGAAGAAGGAGGGGCTGGAAATCTCGTGATTTGTGAGGTGCTAAAAATCCATGTTTCCGAGCAAATTTTGGATGAAAAAGGTGCTATCGATCCGCTGAAGCTCGATCCTGTAGCTCGTCTTGGTGGAAATTGGTATTCCAAAATCTCTCTAGAAACCCTTTTTCAGATTCCTAAGCCATTGACCACCTTGGGAATTGGAGTGGATCAAATCCCGGAATCCATCAAAAACAGCCCTGTATTGACAGGAAATAATCTGGGCAGGTTAGGAAATGTAGAACATCTTCCTTCCCCTGAGGCGATCGCTGCATTTGGTCAGCAGGAGGAAGTTTTGGAAATGAAAATTCGATTTCAAAATGATCCTGATTCGCTAGTTGACCATCTTCATCGCTGGGCAAAAGAAGAATTGGAGGCTGGTAATGTGGAGCTAGCTTGGAAAATTTTGCTTTTAAGTATCCAGTAG
- a CDS encoding LysR family transcriptional regulator, translating to MNISFQQLKALQAVAKYQSITKAAEAMDMTQPAVSIQLKNLQEQFNVPLTEIIGKKIHITEFGQELVSTADRIFEELNQIENRMLELKGLLGGKIRISAVSTGKYIIPYLMADFTKIHPHVDISLEVSNRFTVLAHLQENSTDLALVSLWPDDLDLESVTLASNKWYLVCAPEKATEYQAYIESGNWAKIPFVLREKGSGTRTMMETFFQDRDIIINSKMELATNEAVKQAVMAGLGASVISNFSMTQELKDKRIAILTYPNLPLVADWKLIWLKQKNHNPAVKAFIRWVNENRDTILHEHFPGLDL from the coding sequence ATGAATATATCTTTCCAGCAACTCAAGGCACTACAGGCAGTCGCAAAGTATCAGAGCATCACCAAAGCTGCTGAAGCAATGGATATGACCCAACCGGCAGTCTCCATCCAATTGAAAAATCTTCAGGAGCAATTCAATGTTCCGCTTACTGAGATCATCGGAAAAAAAATCCATATCACGGAGTTTGGTCAAGAGCTGGTGTCAACTGCTGATCGGATTTTTGAAGAACTCAATCAAATCGAAAACCGAATGCTGGAGCTCAAGGGCTTGTTGGGAGGTAAAATCCGAATTTCGGCAGTTTCTACTGGGAAATATATTATCCCATATCTAATGGCGGATTTCACCAAAATTCATCCACATGTGGATATCAGCCTAGAGGTTTCAAATCGGTTTACGGTGTTAGCTCACCTTCAGGAAAACTCTACCGACCTAGCTTTAGTATCTCTCTGGCCAGATGACTTGGATCTGGAGAGTGTCACTTTAGCTTCTAATAAATGGTATCTCGTCTGTGCTCCTGAAAAGGCAACCGAATACCAAGCCTACATCGAATCCGGAAATTGGGCAAAAATCCCATTTGTCCTTCGGGAAAAAGGTTCAGGTACGCGAACCATGATGGAAACCTTTTTCCAAGACCGCGATATAATCATCAATAGTAAAATGGAGTTGGCAACAAACGAAGCTGTCAAACAAGCCGTTATGGCTGGCCTCGGAGCTTCCGTGATTTCCAATTTTTCCATGACTCAAGAACTCAAAGACAAGCGCATTGCCATTTTGACTTATCCAAATTTGCCTTTGGTCGCAGATTGGAAATTGATTTGGTTAAAGCAAAAAAACCATAATCCAGCCGTCAAGGCCTTCATTCGCTGGGTGAACGAAAACAGAGACACCATACTTCATGAACATTTCCCGGGCTTGGATCTCTAA
- a CDS encoding response regulator transcription factor, with protein sequence MRVLLVEDEAGLAQEIIRFVQGENHLVDHAFSKRMASECLAVNSYDFVLLDLGLPDGDGLDLIPEVNQYQADASTIILTARAEVGDRILGLESGADDYLAKPFSLLELKARMQAIIRRKSGWKKDVINLGGFEIHLNQPLIAFNGEEVKLTKKEYILLQFMVINKNRVLNRFQLAEHLWGDHLEDDFQSNYIDVHVKNIRKKLSPFAEVTWLETIRGLGYKVTG encoded by the coding sequence ATGAGAGTTCTGCTAGTGGAAGACGAAGCCGGCTTGGCCCAGGAAATCATCCGATTTGTTCAAGGTGAAAATCATTTGGTAGATCATGCCTTTTCAAAAAGGATGGCCTCAGAATGTTTAGCCGTTAATTCCTATGATTTTGTACTCCTCGACCTAGGATTACCGGATGGAGATGGATTGGATTTGATCCCGGAAGTAAATCAATACCAAGCGGATGCTTCCACGATTATCTTAACTGCGCGAGCTGAGGTAGGTGACCGGATCTTGGGATTGGAAAGCGGTGCTGACGATTATTTGGCAAAGCCATTTTCTCTACTCGAATTAAAAGCCCGGATGCAAGCGATCATTCGAAGGAAAAGCGGATGGAAAAAAGACGTGATCAATCTTGGAGGATTTGAGATTCATCTCAATCAGCCACTTATCGCTTTTAATGGGGAAGAAGTGAAATTGACCAAGAAAGAGTATATTCTTCTCCAGTTTATGGTGATCAATAAGAACAGGGTTTTAAATCGCTTTCAATTGGCCGAACACCTCTGGGGTGATCATCTGGAGGATGATTTTCAGTCAAATTATATTGATGTGCACGTTAAAAACATCCGGAAAAAACTCAGCCCCTTTGCAGAAGTAACTTGGTTGGAAACAATCCGGGGTTTGGGATATAAAGTGACAGGTTGA
- the fabD gene encoding ACP S-malonyltransferase → MKAFVFPGQGAQFPGMGKNLYEENAAAKALFERANEILGFRITDIMFNGTEEELKQTKVTQPAIFLHSVVLAKITPDFAPDMVAGHSLGEFSALVANGTLAFEDGLKLVYQRAMAMQEACEINPSTMAAILGLADEKVEEICSEISDEIVVAANYNCPGQLVISGSNKGIEIACEKMKAAGAKRALPLPVGGAFHSPLMEPAREKLQKAIESTEFHTPSCPVYQNVSTTAVSDVEEIKRNLIAQLTAPVKWTQSVQNMVKDGATHFVECGPGKVLQGLVKKIHPEAEVSGV, encoded by the coding sequence ATGAAAGCATTTGTTTTCCCGGGCCAAGGTGCCCAGTTCCCAGGAATGGGCAAAAATCTTTACGAAGAAAATGCAGCCGCAAAGGCCTTGTTTGAACGGGCGAATGAAATCCTCGGATTCCGAATCACAGACATCATGTTTAATGGAACGGAAGAAGAGTTGAAGCAAACTAAAGTAACTCAGCCTGCAATATTTCTTCATTCAGTTGTTCTTGCCAAAATCACTCCTGATTTTGCTCCTGATATGGTCGCAGGTCATTCTTTGGGGGAATTTTCTGCTTTGGTAGCGAATGGAACACTCGCTTTTGAAGATGGTTTAAAGCTCGTTTATCAGCGAGCTATGGCGATGCAAGAAGCCTGCGAAATTAACCCTTCGACCATGGCTGCAATCTTGGGTTTAGCTGACGAAAAGGTCGAAGAAATCTGCTCAGAAATCTCCGATGAGATTGTCGTTGCAGCAAACTACAACTGCCCAGGTCAATTGGTGATTTCAGGCTCAAATAAAGGCATCGAAATCGCCTGTGAAAAAATGAAGGCTGCCGGAGCAAAACGAGCCCTTCCTCTTCCTGTCGGTGGAGCATTCCACTCTCCTTTGATGGAGCCTGCAAGGGAAAAACTACAGAAAGCCATCGAATCCACGGAATTCCATACCCCAAGCTGCCCCGTATATCAAAATGTGAGTACCACAGCAGTATCGGATGTAGAAGAAATCAAGCGCAATTTGATTGCCCAATTGACTGCACCCGTTAAATGGACGCAATCTGTCCAGAATATGGTAAAAGATGGAGCCACGCATTTTGTAGAATGCGGACCAGGCAAAGTCCTCCAAGGATTAGTGAAAAAAATCCATCCGGAAGCTGAAGTTTCCGGAGTTTAA
- a CDS encoding endonuclease/exonuclease/phosphatase family protein, whose amino-acid sequence MSSLVPTQAQTHTFATFNIRWANPNDEGNLWKDRAPHVIHLIQFHKIGLFGTQETLVQQLKEINEGLGYLSIGVGRDDGKEKGEFSPIHYDPSLYTLEDSGTFWLSPTPNVPSKGWDAALNRICTWGRFKSSDGKRFYVFNIHYDHIGQEAREESSKLVAAQISAINQEKLPVIWMGDFNVTPENPAYQTIMNQSDWKDARLISEIPSYGPAGTFTGFDWEKMPDGIIDHIFVNGKVKVIRHGILTDNYGKKYPSDHFPVLVEVSF is encoded by the coding sequence ATGAGCTCATTAGTTCCGACTCAAGCTCAGACACATACCTTTGCCACCTTTAATATCCGGTGGGCAAATCCAAATGACGAAGGAAATCTCTGGAAAGATCGCGCGCCTCATGTTATTCATTTGATACAATTTCACAAAATCGGCCTTTTTGGAACCCAAGAAACCCTCGTCCAACAATTGAAGGAAATCAACGAGGGATTAGGCTACCTATCCATAGGGGTCGGAAGAGATGATGGAAAAGAGAAAGGCGAATTCTCCCCTATCCACTATGACCCTTCTTTGTACACCTTAGAAGATTCCGGGACTTTTTGGCTATCTCCAACTCCAAATGTTCCAAGCAAAGGATGGGATGCTGCCCTTAACCGAATTTGCACCTGGGGAAGATTTAAATCCTCGGATGGCAAACGATTCTACGTGTTTAATATTCATTATGATCATATCGGGCAAGAGGCGCGAGAGGAAAGCAGTAAACTAGTTGCTGCTCAAATTTCGGCAATCAACCAAGAAAAACTTCCTGTCATTTGGATGGGGGATTTCAATGTCACACCAGAGAATCCAGCCTATCAAACCATCATGAATCAATCCGATTGGAAAGATGCTCGGTTAATTTCAGAGATTCCTTCCTATGGCCCTGCAGGAACCTTCACCGGATTTGATTGGGAGAAAATGCCAGATGGAATCATTGACCACATTTTTGTCAATGGAAAAGTGAAGGTCATTAGACATGGAATATTGACGGATAATTATGGAAAAAAATACCCCTCTGATCACTTTCCAGTCCTTGTAGAGGTTTCATTTTAA
- the folK gene encoding 2-amino-4-hydroxy-6-hydroxymethyldihydropteridine diphosphokinase has translation MQTEVVLCFGGNKGNREELIQQALGSIKDKFHLVQCSKVYESAPWGGVAVGKFLNQVAIISTSMSAESVLDILQQIEIQLGRTRVETWGDRTMDIDIIFFGDSIIQSDRLIIPHPFLGERKFVLVPLVELIPDRKHPVSGKSMLELLQECEDQSEVVPAF, from the coding sequence ATGCAAACAGAGGTTGTATTATGTTTTGGAGGGAATAAGGGAAACAGGGAGGAATTAATTCAACAAGCCTTGGGTTCTATCAAGGATAAATTTCACCTGGTCCAGTGCTCCAAAGTTTATGAATCTGCTCCATGGGGTGGAGTTGCTGTGGGGAAATTTTTAAACCAAGTCGCAATCATTTCTACTTCGATGTCTGCCGAATCGGTCTTGGATATTCTGCAGCAAATCGAAATTCAGCTCGGAAGAACTCGTGTCGAAACTTGGGGGGATCGAACCATGGACATTGATATTATTTTTTTTGGGGATTCGATAATTCAGTCTGATCGTTTGATCATTCCCCACCCATTTCTAGGTGAGCGAAAGTTCGTATTAGTTCCATTGGTGGAGCTAATTCCAGATCGGAAGCATCCTGTTTCTGGGAAATCTATGCTTGAACTACTTCAAGAATGTGAGGATCAAAGTGAGGTAGTTCCGGCATTTTAA
- a CDS encoding sodium-dependent bicarbonate transport family permease yields MDFQILINNLTNPSLLFFVLGIIAVRIKSDLEIPGTSAKFIALYLMLSIGFKGGQELSHSEFGSEIIWALLFGVGLSAGVPIYTFYILRKRLGVANASAVAAAYGSISAVTFVAAVSFLDMQGVTFGGHMVAVMALMEAPAIITGVILLQKYSDKGPVGGLKSILHHALTNGSVLLILGSLLIGLIADERQAEGIKPFVTDIFKGFLAVFLLDMGIRSGKKLKTFFKYGYFSTLFAVAVPLINGCTVAVLTHWIAPAAGDRLIFSILAASASYIAVPAAMKLANPDADEGLYVPMALAITFPFNITFGMPFFWMIIQYF; encoded by the coding sequence ATGGATTTTCAAATACTGATCAATAATTTGACGAATCCCAGCCTGTTATTCTTTGTGTTGGGAATTATCGCGGTACGAATCAAAAGCGATTTAGAAATCCCCGGGACAAGTGCCAAATTTATTGCATTGTATTTAATGTTGTCTATTGGATTTAAAGGTGGACAAGAACTTTCTCATAGTGAATTTGGGTCTGAGATCATTTGGGCCTTACTTTTTGGAGTAGGACTTTCAGCTGGAGTTCCGATATATACCTTTTATATTCTTAGAAAAAGATTAGGAGTAGCTAACGCGTCAGCCGTTGCAGCTGCCTATGGGTCTATTTCGGCGGTAACCTTTGTGGCAGCCGTTTCATTTTTGGACATGCAGGGAGTTACTTTTGGAGGTCATATGGTGGCAGTGATGGCACTGATGGAGGCTCCAGCGATAATTACAGGGGTGATTTTACTTCAAAAATATTCTGATAAAGGACCAGTGGGAGGACTTAAGTCTATCCTTCATCATGCTTTGACCAATGGTTCCGTGCTATTGATTTTAGGCAGTTTGCTGATTGGATTAATTGCTGATGAGCGTCAAGCTGAAGGGATCAAGCCTTTCGTTACGGATATTTTTAAGGGTTTTCTGGCTGTTTTTTTATTGGATATGGGGATCAGAAGTGGGAAAAAGCTCAAGACATTCTTCAAATACGGTTACTTCTCCACCCTCTTTGCAGTGGCAGTTCCACTTATAAACGGTTGTACAGTTGCAGTCCTTACGCATTGGATAGCTCCTGCGGCAGGCGATCGTTTAATTTTCTCTATCCTTGCAGCCTCCGCTTCTTATATTGCAGTCCCTGCAGCAATGAAACTTGCCAATCCAGATGCTGATGAAGGATTATATGTGCCCATGGCATTAGCGATCACTTTCCCCTTCAATATCACCTTTGGGATGCCTTTCTTTTGGATGATTATCCAATATTTCTAA